GCCAAAATCCGTCTCCACACCCCAGAGAGCGACGATGAAACGCGGCTGCACGCCGTATTTCGCGGAAACCTCTTCCAGCAGAGCCTTGTTCTCCGCGAGCAGCTGACGGCCCTTCTGGATCCTAGCGTCCGGGACGACGCGGGTCAGGTACTGCTCGAAGGTCAGCGTGAATTCTGGCTGCTTGCGATCCAGCTCGATCACCCGCGGGATCGGCGCAACGCCGGCAAAAGCCTGATCAAGGATGTCTTGTTTGATCCCCTGTGACGCCGCTTCGGCTTTCAGGTCGGCGACCCACGCATCGAAAGGTTGCTCGGAGGCAGAGGCCGGACCGAAGGAAACGGCTGCGAGAAGCCCTGCTGCCAGTATTGATCGTCTCATCATGTTGCGCGCGTCCAATGCCAAGCTCTGTGATTCCTGCCAGTTCATGAAGTTGTGGCACAGGGTCGGAAAGCTCGCAAGATAGGTCAAAACCAGCTCACAAGTCGTTGATTACAAGGAATCCATGCCAAAGCCGGCACGGCACTACCGGTACGGAATCGGAGAATCCGCCGGGACTCGGAACGCGCCTCCTCTGCCGACCGGTAGCCGCGGCGGGCGACAAATAATGCTCTGGACAGATAAGTCATATTACGTAAGCTTAATGCATAAATTAATCATATCAATGTGAGTTTTGATGAGACGTGTTCTGCTGACCGGGGCGGCGGGCGGGATCGGCCGCCGGATGCGCCAAGCACTCGCGAATGTCTATCCGATCCTGCGCGTGAGCGACATTTCCGACCTCGGCCCGGCAGCCGAGGGAGAGGAGATCGCGATTGGCGATTTCACCGATCCCGACGACCTGAAGCGGCTGGTTGCCGGCGTCGACGGGATCATTCATCTCGGCGGACTCTCGGTCGAGCATGAATGGGACGATATCCTGCGCGTCAATATCGACGGCACCTACCGGCTCTACGAGGCGGCCTATGAGGCCGGCGTGAAGCGCATCGTGTTCGCCAGCTCCAACCATGCGATCGGCTTCTATCCCCGCACCCAGCATCTCGACGGTTCCGAGCGTCCCCGGCCCGACTGCCGATACGGTCTCAGCAAGGTGTTCGGCGAGGGGCTGTCACAGTATTTCGCCGATAATTACGGGCTCGGTATCCTGACGATACGGATCGGCTGGTGCTTCGAAAAACCGAACACACCGCGCACCCTGGCCTCCTGGGTGAGCATCGGAGATCTCACGCGGCTTTGCCGGGTCGGTCTCGAGACGCCGGAGCTGCATCACGAGATCGTCTGGGGCGTTTCCGACAATTCGCGCACCCTCTGGGACAACACCACCGCCCGCAGGCTCGGCTTTGTGCCTCAGGACTCATCCGATATCTGGGCCGCCGAGGTCGATGCCGGCCCGCCGGAACCCGGAAACGACGTCGCCCTCGCGGTCCAGGGCGGTCCTTTCGCCAGTACCGGATACGAGGGCGACCCTGAACGGGTCACCAGACAGAAACCTCTCGCCTAAACCAAGGAGCAGAACAGTGCCTCTCTCTCCCCAGGATCTGAAAACAAAGATGGGAAGCGGTCTGCTGTCGTTCCCCGTAACGCATTTCGACGCCGAGCTGAAATTCGCCCCCGCCCCCTATCAGGAGCATGTCGACTGGCTTTCCTCCTTCGACGCCGCGACCCTGTTCGCGGCAGGCGGGACCGGCGAGTATTTTTCCATCGGACAGGAGGAATATCCGTCGATCATCCGTGCCGCGGTCGAGGCGGCGGACGGTCGTTGTCCTGTTGTCGCAGGCTGCGGCGTGAACACTGTCCGGGCGATCGCCGATGCCCGCGCGGCCGAGGCTGCCGGCGCGGATGGACTGCTCCTGTTGCCGAGCTATCTGATGGCCGGTACGCAGGATGGTCAGTTCGCTCATGTGAAAGCGGTTTGCGACGCGGTTTCCATCGGTGTGGTGGTCTATAACCGGGGAACCTGCCGGCTTTCCGCGGGCACCATCGCGCGCCTTGCCGAAGTCTGTCCGAACCTCATCGGCTTCAAGGACGGCATCGGCGAGATCGATCTGATCACCCGGATCCGGGCCGAGCTCGCCGATCGGCTTGTCTATGTCGGCGGCATGCCGACGCACGAACTCTTCGCCGCCGCCTATGACGGGATCGGTTTCAGCACCTATTCCTCGGCGGTGTTCAATTTCGTGCCGGAACTGGCGCTGGATTTCTATCGCGCCCTGCGCGCGGGCGACCGCGCCACCACGGACCGGATCCTCAGGGAGTTCTTCTATCCTTTCGCGGAAATCCGCGACCGGGTGCCGGGATATGCGGTGAGCCTGATCAAGGGCGGCCTGCGTGCTGTCGGCCGCGATCCGGGACCGGTCCGTCCGCCGCTGAGCACGGCGCGGGACAGCGACGTGGCCGAGCTGCTTAACGTGATCGAGGGAATGCGGAAGGCGGCATGAAAAAATAAGTAAGATGTATTGCCCAATAGATTGACCAATTTGGGAAACAGGGCATACTTCTTTTTAACGAGGAGCGGCGCCACGTACGCCGTTTCCCCGGAACCGGGCACCCAATCAGATAAATCAATAAAAGGTGCCCCCGCTCCGGCCTACGAGCCGGACCAAAAGGGAGGAAAACCAAAATGTCACTTATTCGGAGTATCGGTTCCGCGGCTATTGCCGTGACCCTGGCAGTCAGTCTCTCGGGCGCCGTCGACGCGGCCGAATGGAAAGGCTGGAACATCCACAAGCCCGGCTACCCGAACACGGTTGCCATGGACAAGTTCGCCGAGCTTCTCGCCGCGAAGACCGACGGGCGCTACACGCTCAAGATGTTCCATTCCGGCGTTCTCGGAAACCAGCCGGACGCCATCGAGCAGCTCCGCATTGGCGCGGTCGAGATCGGCAACTTCAACCTAGGCCCGATCGGACCGATCGCGCCGGAGGCCAACGTCGTGTCGCTGCCCTTCATCTTCAAGGATGAAGGCCATATGCACCGGGCCCTCGATGGGGCGCCGGGAGACCAGATCAGCGCCGGTATGGCGAAGAAGGGCATGATCGCGCTGGCCTGGTACGATGCCGGTGCGCGCTCCTTCTACAATTCCAAGCGCCCGATCATGAACCCAGATGACGTGAAAGGCATGAAGGTCCGCGTGATGAACAACGACCTTTATTCCGGCATGATTTCCGCGCTCGGCGGCAACCCGTCGCCGATGGCCTTCTCCGAAGTCTATCAGTCGCTAAAGACCGGCGTGGTCGACGGTGCCGAGAACAACTGGCCGTCCTATGAATCGACCGGTCATTTCGAGGTCGCGGGGTACTATTCGGACTCCCAGCACCTGATCATCCCGGAATGCGTCTGCATCAACGCCGATGTCTATAGCGGCCTCTCGGATGCCGACAAGGCGGCGGTCAAAGCGGCTGCGCGTGAGTCGGCGGATCTGCAGCGCAAGCTCTGGGCGGAACGCGCCGAAGCGAGCCGCGCGATGGTCATGAAGGCCGGCGTGAAGTTCAATGACGTCGCCGACAAGCAGGCATTCCAGGACGCCATGAAGCCGGTCTATGAGAAATTCCTCGCCAGCAACGAGGATCTGAAGCCGCTCGTCGCGGCGATCCAGGCCACTCAGTAAGCTCCTGTCCCGTGGCCGCCGGGGTGTCGCTCGTGCGACCGCTCCGGCGGCACCTTTTTCTCGTCTGATCAGTGTGCTGCCGCCTTCGGGCGGCCACGACCCGGGATGTGCAGATGAACTCCATGCATTCGACGCGCGCCGATAGCGGTGCCCATGGCGGCAGGCGCGGCGCGGCCGACATATTCGGGCTATTCGACCGGCTGCTCGACCGTCTCTCCAGTCTCAGTCTATGGGTGTCGGGAATCGGAATGGTCGTCCTGACGGTGATCTTCGGCTGGCTGGTGTTCGGCCGCTACGTCCTGAACGCCACGCCCACCTGGGTGGAGCAGATCGCCTTGCTGCTGGTCTCGCTGATCGGCTTCGTCGGAGCCTCCTCCGGTGTGCATGAACGCTCTCATCTCGGCGTCTCCTTCTTCCGCGACATAGCGCCCCGACCGGTGCAGCGTTTCATGGAACTGCTCACCTATCTCATCATGGGCGTCTTCGGCCTCGTGATGATGGTGCAGACCTACAAGCTCGTGCTCTTCAAGTGGAGCGCCCAGATCCCCCTGATCGACCTTCCGGAAGGGTTGCGGGCGGTCCCGCTCACCTTCTGCGGCGCGGCCTGTCTGCTCTATTCGATCGGCCATCTGATCAGATTTTTCCGGGAGAAGACCCCGGACCCGCGTAACCAGAGCTCATAGGGGCGCCGTCATGGGTCTTCTCATTCTGCTCGGCGTCTTCGCCGTCTGCGTCGTCATCGGCGTGCCCGTCGCCTTCGCGCTGGCCGTTGCAGCTGTAACCGCCTTTTTCGTCGAGGGACTGCCGCTGGTCGTCGCCTTCCAGCGTATCATTTCCGGGATCAACGTTTTCTCGCTGATGGCGATCCCCTTCTTCATCTTCGCCGGCGAGCTCATGTTCCATGGCGGCATTGCGATCCGGCTGGTGCGCTTCGCCTCGGCGGCGGTCGGCAAGGTTCGCGGCGGGCTCGGCGTGGTGAACGTGCTCTCCTCGATGCTGTTCGGCGGCATCTCCGGCTCGGCGGTCGCGGACATCTCCGCGCTCGGCTCGATCCTGATCCCGGTGATGAAGGAGAAAGGCTATGACGACGATTACGCGGTCAACGTGACCGTGACCTCGTCGATCGCCGGCATCCTGGTGCCGCCGAGCCATAACATGATCCTGTTCGCCATCGCCGCGGGCGGCGGGATCTCGATCTCGCAGCTCTTCCTGGCCGGCGTCGTGCCTGGCGTGCTGATGTGCATCTGTCTCGCTGTCGCGGCCTATCTGATCGCCGTCCGCCGCAACTATCCGGTCGAGGTCTTCCCCGGCTTCACTGCCCTCTTCCTCAGCTTCGTGGCCGCCCTGCCGGGGCTCTTCACGGCCGTGATCATCGTCGGCGGCGTGCTCTCCGGCATCTTCACGGTGACCGAGTCCGGCGCCTTCGGCACGCTCTATGCTTTTCTCGTGACCCTCATCGTCTATCGCTCGCTCAGCTGGGAGGCGTTCAGAACCGCGGTGGTCAACTCGGTCCGGACGACCTCGATGGTTCTGATCCTGGTCGCCTCGGCGACGGCATTCGCCTACATGCTGACCTTCTACCAGGTGCCGTCTCGGATGATCGATTTCATGACCGGCGTGACGGAAAACCCGATCGGCATGCTGCTGATGATCAACGCCATGCTGCTGATCCTCGGCATGATCATGGACATGGCGGCACTGATCCTGATCTGCACGCCGATCTTTCTGCCGGTCGTCATTTCCATCGGAATGGATCCCGTGCAGTTCGGCATGATCCTGATGATGAATCTCGGGCTCGGGCTTTGCACGCCGCCGGTCGGGGCATGCCTCTTCCTCGGCTGCGCGGTCGGAAAAGTACCGATCGAGCGGGCGGTGAAGACGATCTGGCCGTTCTATGCGGCGATCCTTGTCGCGCTGATGCTGACGACCTTCATTCCGGAGATATCGCTGACCCTGCCGCGCCTGATTGAAGGATAAGCGTCAGGCAGCAGCAGCCGGCGGCGCATAGCCGTCGATCCCCGGACGGCAGACGAAGAGGCAGCCCGCCTTTGGCTGGCGCTCTTCGGTGCCGGGAGTGATCAGTCCGGGGCCCATGCAGGTGATGTAGAGGTCCTTGAGATCCTTGCCGCCGAACGCGAGACAGGTCGGCTTTTCAACCGGAACGGCGATGGTGCGGTCGACCTTGCCTTGCGGCGTGATGCGGAGGATCTGCCAGCCCTCGATGCCGGCCATCCAGTAGCAGCCGTCGGCATCCATCGTCGCGCCGTCGGGGCGCCCCGCGACCTCTCTCGTGTCGAAGAAGAGGCGCCGGTTCGTGGGGGTGCCGCTCTTCAGCTCGTAGTCGAATTGCCAGATCGTGCGCACGGCGGGATGGCTGTCGGAGAGATACATGCGCGTGCCATCGGGCGAAAACGCGAGACCGTTTTGGGTGTAGAGCCCGTCGATCACCATGCGGCAGGAACCGTCGGCTTCGAGGCAAAAGAGCTCTCCGTCACCCTCCTCGCCCGCCGCCGCGTTCCGCGGGCCGGCTTTCGGCATTGTCCCCGCCCAGAAGCGTCCGGCCGGATCGACGGAGCCGTCATTGAAACGGTGACCGGGGCGGGCTGGCGCCCGATCATTGATCATAGAAATTGCGCCGTTCGACGGATCGAACCCGGACCAGCCCTGCTCGAGCCCGAGAATGGCGCCGCCGGAACGGCGCGGGGCGACGCAGCCGATCGCCGACGGCATCGCCCATTGCTCCACGCGGCCGGTGCCGGGCGTGTAGCGATGGAGCGCCGGTGCCGCGATATCGACCCACCAGAGCGCGCCCGTGCCGCCGTCCCAGACCGCGCCCTCACCCAGCGTCGCGTGGACGTCCAGCGCGC
The nucleotide sequence above comes from Nisaea sediminum. Encoded proteins:
- a CDS encoding NAD-dependent epimerase/dehydratase family protein codes for the protein MRRVLLTGAAGGIGRRMRQALANVYPILRVSDISDLGPAAEGEEIAIGDFTDPDDLKRLVAGVDGIIHLGGLSVEHEWDDILRVNIDGTYRLYEAAYEAGVKRIVFASSNHAIGFYPRTQHLDGSERPRPDCRYGLSKVFGEGLSQYFADNYGLGILTIRIGWCFEKPNTPRTLASWVSIGDLTRLCRVGLETPELHHEIVWGVSDNSRTLWDNTTARRLGFVPQDSSDIWAAEVDAGPPEPGNDVALAVQGGPFASTGYEGDPERVTRQKPLA
- the kdgD gene encoding 5-dehydro-4-deoxyglucarate dehydratase; the encoded protein is MPLSPQDLKTKMGSGLLSFPVTHFDAELKFAPAPYQEHVDWLSSFDAATLFAAGGTGEYFSIGQEEYPSIIRAAVEAADGRCPVVAGCGVNTVRAIADARAAEAAGADGLLLLPSYLMAGTQDGQFAHVKAVCDAVSIGVVVYNRGTCRLSAGTIARLAEVCPNLIGFKDGIGEIDLITRIRAELADRLVYVGGMPTHELFAAAYDGIGFSTYSSAVFNFVPELALDFYRALRAGDRATTDRILREFFYPFAEIRDRVPGYAVSLIKGGLRAVGRDPGPVRPPLSTARDSDVAELLNVIEGMRKAA
- a CDS encoding TRAP transporter substrate-binding protein, with the translated sequence MSLIRSIGSAAIAVTLAVSLSGAVDAAEWKGWNIHKPGYPNTVAMDKFAELLAAKTDGRYTLKMFHSGVLGNQPDAIEQLRIGAVEIGNFNLGPIGPIAPEANVVSLPFIFKDEGHMHRALDGAPGDQISAGMAKKGMIALAWYDAGARSFYNSKRPIMNPDDVKGMKVRVMNNDLYSGMISALGGNPSPMAFSEVYQSLKTGVVDGAENNWPSYESTGHFEVAGYYSDSQHLIIPECVCINADVYSGLSDADKAAVKAAARESADLQRKLWAERAEASRAMVMKAGVKFNDVADKQAFQDAMKPVYEKFLASNEDLKPLVAAIQATQ
- a CDS encoding TRAP transporter small permease, which gives rise to MNSMHSTRADSGAHGGRRGAADIFGLFDRLLDRLSSLSLWVSGIGMVVLTVIFGWLVFGRYVLNATPTWVEQIALLLVSLIGFVGASSGVHERSHLGVSFFRDIAPRPVQRFMELLTYLIMGVFGLVMMVQTYKLVLFKWSAQIPLIDLPEGLRAVPLTFCGAACLLYSIGHLIRFFREKTPDPRNQSS
- a CDS encoding TRAP transporter large permease, which gives rise to MGLLILLGVFAVCVVIGVPVAFALAVAAVTAFFVEGLPLVVAFQRIISGINVFSLMAIPFFIFAGELMFHGGIAIRLVRFASAAVGKVRGGLGVVNVLSSMLFGGISGSAVADISALGSILIPVMKEKGYDDDYAVNVTVTSSIAGILVPPSHNMILFAIAAGGGISISQLFLAGVVPGVLMCICLAVAAYLIAVRRNYPVEVFPGFTALFLSFVAALPGLFTAVIIVGGVLSGIFTVTESGAFGTLYAFLVTLIVYRSLSWEAFRTAVVNSVRTTSMVLILVASATAFAYMLTFYQVPSRMIDFMTGVTENPIGMLLMINAMLLILGMIMDMAALILICTPIFLPVVISIGMDPVQFGMILMMNLGLGLCTPPVGACLFLGCAVGKVPIERAVKTIWPFYAAILVALMLTTFIPEISLTLPRLIEG
- a CDS encoding SMP-30/gluconolactonase/LRE family protein; translation: MNVTVDCALDVHATLGEGAVWDGGTGALWWVDIAAPALHRYTPGTGRVEQWAMPSAIGCVAPRRSGGAILGLEQGWSGFDPSNGAISMINDRAPARPGHRFNDGSVDPAGRFWAGTMPKAGPRNAAAGEEGDGELFCLEADGSCRMVIDGLYTQNGLAFSPDGTRMYLSDSHPAVRTIWQFDYELKSGTPTNRRLFFDTREVAGRPDGATMDADGCYWMAGIEGWQILRITPQGKVDRTIAVPVEKPTCLAFGGKDLKDLYITCMGPGLITPGTEERQPKAGCLFVCRPGIDGYAPPAAAA